From one Dysidea avara chromosome 9, odDysAvar1.4, whole genome shotgun sequence genomic stretch:
- the LOC136266934 gene encoding uncharacterized protein, protein MGLPAAKRLKPDAIPTIFPRSTDRFESPGSTSKAPRPAFEKRQQKSIIADVLSTSAPTDEDVPSTISVMDEDSLSTSAIADADEVLSSEPSLLLPEEMDIPVPLTTGGGTHVQAHPEMKSVETQASIKIKTKNKGTLAHPKQKSVEIQCNLIDAPPLQFILHEPSPVQHTGIEPDLQSTTMCPDDSFTDVDLDTSFCLSQEDYTTEDDTEMSPQNEIKYLVFHSHLLSLFTQCRSCHLSCIGRISDKQGTYIAATQECSHCGYQWTWRSQPFIRDTPAGNLLLSASILFSGATPAKVLHLLDHLKMACI, encoded by the exons ATGGGATTGCCAGCAGCCAAGCGCCTGAAGCCAGATGCTATTCCCACTATATTTCCAAGGTCAACTGATAGGTTTGAGTCACCTGGAAGTACAAGCAAGGCACCAAGACCAGCTTTTGAAAAGCGTCAACAGAAGTCT atAATAGCAGATGTCCTCTCTACAAGTGCTCCAACGGATGAAGATGTGCCCTCTACAATTTCTGTCATGGATGAAGATTCCCTCTCCACTAGTGCCATCGCAGATGCAGATGAAGTTCTTTCATCAGAACCATCACTCCTTTTACCTGAAGAAATGGATATACCTGTCCCCTTAACTACAGGCGGGGGAACACATGTTCAAGCACATCCCGAGATGAAGTCTGTTGAAACACAAGCATctataaaaataaaaacaaagAATAAAG GAACATTAGCCCACCCAAAACAGAAATCAGTAGAAATACAATGTAACCTGATTGATGCTCCGCCTTTACAATTTATTCTGCATGAGCCATCACCAGTACAACACACAGGAATCGAACCAGATCTCCAGTCCACCACAATGTGTCCAGATGATTCTTTTACTGATGTTGACCTGGACACTTCATTCTGCCTTAGCCAAGAGGATTACACCACAGA AGATGACACTGAAATGTCTCCACAGAATGAAATCAAATACTTAGTATTTCATTCTCACCTGTTAAGCCTATTCACCCAATGTAGATCATGCCATTTATCATGCATTGGTAGGATTTCAGACAAGCAGGGAACTTATATTGCTGCTACTCAGGAGTGTTCCCACTGTGGCTACCAGTGGACTTGGAGAAGCCAGCCATTTATCCGTGACACACCTGCTGGAAATTTGTTGTTGTCAGCATCCATCTTATTTAGTGGTGCCACTCCTGCCAAAGTGCTTCATCTTCTTGATCACCTAAAAATGGCATGCATTTAA
- the LOC136266935 gene encoding uncharacterized protein, with translation MDSKKIIHLELVQCNQVTSSYNMEKEGLLKALNFLASKSLEVGTLVTDRHKQVSKFVRQQHPHIDHRYDVWHVSKCIKKKLGKLSKQADCDLVREWTKSITNHLYWCAANGIDGDDILKRWKSLMDHICDEHDECYHTTLLPEDRRKKWFAPGSKAHEKLYDILCSKTLLPDIKKLSSQHQTSSLEAYHSVVNHFAPKLLSFSYHGLLSRLLLAVLHFNENLEDHKQGQGKERSV, from the exons ATGGACTCCAAAAAAATTATCCATCTTGAACTTGTTCAG TGTAATCAGGTCACGTCAAGCTATAACATGGAAAAGGAGGGACTGTTAAAGGCTCTCAATTTTCTAGCCAGTAAGTCTTTAGAAGTTGGGACTCTGGTAACGGATAGGCACAAGCAAGTCAGTAAGTTTGTTAGGCAGCAACATCCACATATTGACCATCGCTATGATGTTTGGCATGTTTCcaaat GTATTAAAAAAAAGCTTGGCAAGTTATCAAAACAAGCAGACTGTGACCTCGTCAGGGAGTGGACAAAAAGCATTACCAATCATCTTTATTGGTGTGCAGCGAACGGAATTGATGGTGATGACATCTTGAAGCGATGGAAGTCATTGATGGATCACATCTGTGATGAACATGATGAATGCTACCACACAACACTGTTACCTGAAGATAGACGGAAAAAGTGGTTTGCACCAG GCAGCAAAGCACATGAAAAATTATATGACATACTCTGCAGTAAGACGTTGTTGCCAGACATCAAGAAACTATCATCACAGCATCAAACAAGCAGCTTGGAGGCTTATCACAGTGTGGTGAACCATTTTGCTCCCAAGTTGCTGTCTTTCTCCTATCATGGATTGCTCTCTAG GTTGTTACTAGCTGTATTACACTTTAATGAGAACTTGGAAGACCACAAGCAAGGACAAGGGAAGGAAAGGAGCGTTTAG